Genomic window (Sulfurimonas sp.):
GTCTTACCTCTTTTTATATCTATCTTAAAATTCAAACTACTAAGTATTTTTAAATATTTATTAATATTATCTTTTTTAATCTTTTAAGTAAATGATTTCTTATAAAAAAAGGCACATCGTATAAAAATGTGTCTTTTAGTGTGGTTTTGTAGTTTTGTTGGTTTTTTAAGTATTCCAAGCGGAGCTAACTATATTCATAAAGTCAGCATTATTTTGAATATCATTGTTGTTGGCTTAATGAAAAATACGGGGAGGTCTAAAAGTACTTAAAAGTATGCTATATTGGTACTAAACAAAGGTTAATTTATAAATGGCTGTACCCCAAGGGCAGGCTTCGCGCTCTTTTTACTTACAAGAATGAGAAAAATATTAAGATTCACAACACTACAAATGCTATAGATGGTAGAGCATTTTCTCCGATGAAAAAGCTACTTAAAATACATAATGGATTTACTAAAAGTTTGAAGTTGAAAATGGTTGATGACTATCTAGTCAGTTATAAGAAAAAATGATTATTTAGACCCCCGTATTTTTCATTAAGCCTTGTTTTTTTATTTATACAATCTTAATTACGAAATATAATAAATAATTTAAGATAGGTGTTTATTGTTTAAAAAAAATTAATACTAAATGTCTGTGTTTAGTTAAGTAACATTATGAAATATGATTAGTTTACATCGTGGTCTTAGTAAAAGTTTGAAGTTGCATTTAGTAGAAAAATAGATGTAAGGTGGTCACCCAAGTGGTTACCTAATGAAAACTTAAACAATAAATTGATTTTTAAAATTCTTTGAAGTATCGGTGTTTATGAGGTTTGTGGGTGGTGGGTCCTATGTGACTCGAACACATGACCACTCCGTTATGAGCGGAGGGCTCTAACCAACTGAGCTAAAGACCCACTATTTCTAAATAAGCAAATGCTTTGTAGGGCGAAATTATAGTCAAAATTTCCTTATGTTTTTCTTTTATATGACTCTGTCTTTTATTTTAAAAACAACTGCGTAAAGTAGTGGTACATAAATCAAGTTAAGAACTGTTGCCCAAGCTATCCCAAAGCCCAGAGAAATTGCCATTGGTTGAAGTATCATAGCTTGTCCAGATGCGAAGAAAATCAGCGTAGAGAGTCCAAGAACTGTTGTTAATGATGTAAGCAAGATAGGTCTTAGTCTTGTGCCAGCTTTTTTCATCAACTCTTCTGTGTCTTTTGCATCTTTTATAAAGTTAACAACTATCAGCCCGTCATTAACAACAACACCAGCAAGACCTACTATTCCTATCATTCCAGGCATAGTAATATTTATACCCATTACCATATGACCGAAATATACGCCAAGCAAAACCAAGGGAATTGTACTTATCACAATCAAAGGTTTTTTTATAGAGTCAAAAAGCCAAACTAAAGTTATAAAAATAAGAAATATTGCAATAACCGCTGATTGCATCATCTCTCTTTTATTTTTAGCATTTTCTTGTTCTTCACCTTTTATGTCTATCTTATAACCTTCACTTTTAAGTTTATCAAATGCGGGGGATAGCTTTTTCATAGCTTCTGCAGAAGTTATAATCTTTTTATTTAAAGTTGCTAAAACTGTTCTTATTCTAACTCCATCTTCTTTTTTAAGTGCTACAAAACCTTGTATCATTATAAAATCACAAACATCACTTAAAGCTACAAATCTATTACTTGATGGAACTTGAACTTCGATTCTATCTATAGATTCAATTTTTTTATTTATGCCACTCTCTATTCTTATACGAACAAGACCTTCATCATTAAACATTTTTGCATATTCACCTTTTAAGTAATATGATCTCAGTTCATTAGATATAAGTTCTTCATTGAAGCCCAATTGCTGTCCATATTCATTTACACGGAGTTTTAACTCTTTTTCCCCTGGGTTAGCATCGTCTGAAACATTACTTACTCCTTCTATCGCTTCTAGTGCACCTCTTAAGTACTTCACTCCTTGTAAAATATCCTCTTCACTTTTTCCACTAAGACTTATCTCAATATCAGATGCCACAACACCTGCCCCTGGAACTTTAACAACAAGTTCTTCATAAACCAAGTTTTTATTTTCTTTTAAAACTCTAAATGGTTCTATAAGTTTCTCTATTTCTGTTGCTATTTTTTCTGCATCATTAAGCCTGCTTAATACACTCGCATCATACTCTATGGATAAATAAGGACTTATATATGTATCAAATAAATTAGTGGGTGCTCTCTCTTTTAAATCTATGAAAATATGAAAAAGATTATCCCCTGTTTCTACCATATTTTTAGCATCCATCTTAAAGCCAATTACAGAAGTTATGGAAGAAAAATCATTTTCATTAGTATTTGCAAGAAGTACTTTTTCCAAAACAGTTACTATTTTTTCTGTATCTTCAAGTTCACTATTTATATTCACTTTTCCATAAACATATATTTGAGTATTATCAAAATCAGGGAAAAGTTGAAATTTTGAGTTTTTGATTAAGACAAAGGTCAAAAGGAGTATTGTTGTTACCATTACTATGAGAGATACCCATTTACGCTTAAACACAAAATGCAGAGCTTTACTATGTATTGAACCTAGCTTTTTCCAAATTCTTTTAGTAAAACTGTCATCATGTGAAACTTTTAAAAAGTCATGTGCGTGAAGTGGTAAAAAATAGAATGCTTCAAATAAAGATGAGAGTAAAAGTACAGTTATCATAATAGGAATGATTTTTATAAACATTCCCATCTCCCCTGTTAGTAGTAGCATCGGTAAAAAGGCAAAAACTGTTGTAAGAGTAGCAGTTAAAACGGCAGGAAACATTTCAGATGCACCAACTATGGCCGCCTCTCTTTTCTCCATACCCTCTTCTAGATGCCTGTAAATATTTTCAGCGACCACAATCGCCTCATCTACCAACATACCAAGAGCTATTAAAGCACCAAGCAAAGAGAGCATATTTAAACTATCACCCATTAACTCTGTAACGATTAAACCTATCATAAAACTAACAGGAATACCGATAGCTACAACCATAGCAATTCCACGATTTATGAAAATCAACATTGCAATAAATACAAGCATAAGACCAAAGCTTATATTTGCAAAAACAGTATTTAAACGGTTTTTAATCCAAATCGAAGTATCTGTGTAAATCTCATACTTTACCATTTCATCTTTAACGGAATACTTTTTTAACAACTCTCGTATCTGTTTTACAAGAGCAATAGCATTACCATCTTTAGATTTTGTAACATTAATAGAAACATTTCTTGCTCCGTTATAGTGCGATAACTCAGATTCATCACTTAGTTTGAACTCAACATCTGCTATATCACCAACACGAACTCTAACATCACCAACACTTATGATAGTACTTTCTATGGCATGTTTTGATTTTTCTCCATTAAAAGTAGATATGTATAGATGCTTACCCTTTTCTTTAATGGTTCCTATAGGAAATATTGAACTTATGTTTCTTAATGATGCAACAGCTTGAGATGGTTTTAAACCAAATGCCATAAGTTTTTGCTCATTTAAAGTTATAACAACTTCATCATCAGCATCTCCACGAATTGTTATGTCGCTAAGGTCTTTAAATCTACTTAAATCACTCTTTAAGTCTTCGGCTAAGAGAAGTAACTCTTTTTTGCTTTTATTTCCCGCTAAGGCTATTAAAACAAGCGGAAAACTGTGTAGTTTTATCTTGGCAATTGGTTCAGCCATATCTGCGGGTAAATCTTTTCTAACTCCATTAACTATATCTTTTACATCACTTAAAACTGTTGTATTATCTGAGCCACTCTTTATATCACTTACTATTGAAAAAAAGCCATTTTTTATAGTTGTTTTTATACTATCTAACTCATCAATATTTTGAAGGTCATCTTCTATGTTTTTTACGACCATCTTATCAAGAATATCAGCGGATGTTCCAGCATAACCACCGCTAATAGTTATTTTATCCATATTCATAGGAGGGAAAATTTCTTTTGGTATATTTATATAAGCAAAAATAGAAAGTAACATTATAAATGTTAAAAGTATATGGTTTAAAAGTGGTTTATCAATGGCAAATTCTAAAAAGCGACGAATCATTATTAACCTTTAAAAAAGTGTATCTAGTATTTGGTTTTTATATCTTATGGACTCAACAGATGTATTTATGAGTTTATTTTCTTCTATCAAAGTATCATACTCACTTTTTAGCTTATAAATATCTCTACTTTTAAAGTAGATTCTTTGTTGAATATATATTTTTGGAAAAAGGGCAAGACTTACAAAACTCATCATTAACAAAATAAAAACAAGATATCCAAAATCAACTCTTTTTTTCGCATTTAAAACTAAATCAACTTCTTCTAAGAGTTCATTCTTCTCACTCATTTTTTACCCATTTTAAAAATCCGTAACTTTGCACTTCTACTTCTAACATTATTTTTAAGTTCATCTTCTTGTGCTGTTAAAGGTTTTTTTGTTAAAATTTTTCCAAGAGCGTTATCTTTAGAACAACTGCATCGCATAGCTTCTGCTGGACAGATGCAGTTCTTACTCCACCTAGTATATGTTTGTTTAACTATTCTGTCTTCTAAAGAATGAAAAGAGATTATCGCTATGACCGCATCAGTAAAACTAGCTTCTTCTAAACTCTGTAAAAGAGATTTCAACTCTCCTAACTCATCATTTACTTCTATACGAATTGCTTGCATTAAAAGTGTAGCAGGATGTATTTTTTTACCTCGTGGCAGTAGATGCAAAGTTGCATCGCTTAGTTCTTTTGCACAAGTAAACGGTCTAGCATCTACGATTGCCGAAGCTATTTTTTTGCAGTTTCTAAGTTCTCCATACTCCAATAGTACCTTTTGTAATTCTTTAAATGAGTATTCATTTACAACATTTAAAGCACTCAAAGGAGCATCGATATCCATTCTCATATCAAGTGTTTTACTATCAAAAGAAAAACCTCTATCTTTTTCATCAAGTTGAAGAGAAGACACACCAATATCAGCTAAAATACCTCTAATATTTTGGATTCCCACTTCTTTTATGATTTCTTTTATGACTAATGAGAAACGACCTTTTCTTATGCTTACTCTATCTCCAAAAGATTTTAGTCGTTTTTGTGAAAAATCTATAGCTGTTTGGTCTTGGTCTATTGCTATTAGTTTTATATTTGGATTTGCTTCAAGTATCATTGAAGAATGTCCACCATAACCCATGGTACAATCTATTATTACACCATCTTGTATAGATTCAAAAGTAGTAATTATTTCTCTATATAAAACTGGAATATGTGGAATATTTTGCAAAAATACCTCTAATTTATTTTTAAGTAATTATACAGTATTTTTATTAATTCACTTCCTATTTAAAGGAAAAAAAAGATATAGTATCAATTATAAATTATTAAAAATGTCAAGGGAATAAAGAATGTTGGAAACTTACTTCAATGAAATAATTGCAACTATCGCAATTTTACTAATAACAGTTATATATATAATCATTAAAAAATCACAACAAAAGAAAAAGCAACAAGTTGAAATTATAGAAGATTATTTTATTGTAGATGATTTTAATATGCAAAGTGCAGATGCTAATGAAGAAGAAGTCAATGAAGAAATGCAAGAGATTCAAGACTCTCTCGATGGAGAAGAAGAAGGAAGCTTTGAAGAGCAAAATAAAGAAGAATTTTTAGATGAACCAGAAGTTATAGATGCTAAAAAGGACACTTCATCAAATACACTAAACAGAGAAAAAAGAGCTGTTCGAAATATTGGCAAAATTACTAAAGAAAATTTCAAAGAGTTTGCAGGTCAAAGAATTTTAGTCGCTGAAGATAATATAATAAATCAAAAAGTAATTACAGGACTTTTTGCTGACTCTGGAATAGAGATCACCATAGCTGATGATGGACAATTTGCACTTGATATTTTAGAAAAAGACTCCAATTATAACTTTATCTTAATGGATGTACATATGCCTAGGGTAAGTGGTTTTGAAGCGAGTAAAAAAATAAGAAAAGATTCAAAATACAACCATATCATAATTATATCTCTAAGTGGAGATGTAGCAACAGATGATATAAGAAAAATGACAGATGCTGGAATGGAAGAGCACCTAGAAAAACCATTGAGAATTGAAGCACTTTACAAAATACTATATACTTATACAAAAGACTCTTCAAAGCAAACAAAAATGCAAGAACTTGATACACAAAGTGGTTTAAATATTTGCGGTGAAGATAAAGATTTTTACTTTGAAATTTTAAATGAATTTATTAATACTTATGCAAAATCCACAGAAAAACTTCAAACTCTTTTAAACAATAAAAAGATGAATGAAGCAGATAAATATTTACTAGATTTAAGTGGTATAACTGCAAATATTGGAGCAAATAATATTAGTAAAATAGTCCTAGATTTAAAACTAGCTATAACTACTCCAAAAGATGGAAGATATGTTGAACTATTTAAAAATTATGTTCAATCTCTTAATATTCTTTTACAAGAAATTGAAACATATAAGTCTTAGGCTCCACCACCTAGAGCTTTTTTTACATTATCATCAGCCATTGTAATATTCCATACTGGCTCCCAAACAACTTCTACAACAACCTCATTAATATTTGCCATTTTTTCAACAGATTCTTTTACCCACTGTTGTATCATTTGATGCATAGGACAAGCTTTTGTAGAGAGAGTCATCGTTACATTTGCATTTCCCTCATCATCACACTGGGCATCATATATAAGTCCCATCTCAACAAGGTTAAACCCAACCTCTGGATCAATTACTGTTGAGATAGCTAAAAATAATTCTTCTTTTGAATACATCATATTTTTTTGTTCCTTCATCTTTTTTATACGGCATCGGAAGTATACCCTCAAGGGGCACCTCGATTCCGATACCTACGCTAACGCTTTATTTTCTTCGGCAGAAAGCCCAAAACACTAGTGCTTTACTTATAGTTTATCATATAGAAAACATTTCTAACAAGTGCCATTGCACCAACGACTAAAAATGAAGCACCTGCTTTAATTAGTGTATCATCTTTCATTAAAATTGCTAAGGTTATTATAGTTACTCCGATAGCACAAAAGACAAACTGTGCATGAGAGCTTCTTTTTGGTAACATATCTGCTAACATTGGTACTTTTTGCTTTCCAACAAGAGGAGAAAAACGCTCAAACCAAACAAGGAATGGAACTATTTTATATATATGTCCAGTAATTGCAAAACCAAAAAAACCAAAGAACAAAAGCCAAGCACTAGCAAGTAACAAAACTTCATGTGACAAGAATAGATATGCAACACCAAAAATTAAAGACACTATCATAGAAAAATAAGCATACATAAGTGACATCACATAAATATCTATCTCTTTTCTTGCCCTTGTTTTAAAAATAGTGTAAGCTAAATAAAAGTAAATAAGCATAGATGCTACTGCCAGAGTATATGCAATATATTCTATTATGATATATTCTAAAAAAGATGAAACTACAACCAGTATAACTGAAACACTCATCAAAGTGATAGATATATGGAGAGGTTTCATTGAAAAGCCATGAGATAGCCCAAACATTGGTAACAAGACAACAGATAGTCCCATAAGGGTTATAGTTATGTAGCCACCAATTACCAAATAAACATGAGAACGAAGTAAAGCTATAATATCAATTTCTATGCTTCCAGAATAACCAAGAGCCATGACAAGACCAAAAATGATACCAAAAAATAAAAATGTATTTGAGATTAAAATACTACTCATAACTACATTTAACTCTTTTACTTTTCTCGTTGTTGCAAATATTTCCATGACAAATATCATCATTGATATCAAAACAACTGTTCCACCATAAGGCAAAAGCGCAGGAAAGGCTATAAATCCTAAAACCATCAAAATAACACCGATGCCAAGAAGAGGCCATATCGCATAAAAAAGTTCAATTGCCGCGTGACCAACTTCAAGAACAACAGGTACCAACTGCGCCATAGCTCCAAAAATAACCATAATTATAAAACCTAGTAAATACAGATGTACTAAACTTAAAACTTTTGTATCTAACATAAAAAGATTATCTGATGAAAAAGAAAATATATACAAAGAAGTTAATAAATAAAATAGACTCCCCAGAATAAAAAATGGGGAGATAAGTTTAAATGGAGGTGCAAAATCTTGCGAAATAGAGAACATTTTACTCTTTTAGTGACAAGCTATTTGAGTTAAATCAGAATCAACACCTGCGTTTACACTTGAAAAAGTAATTTTCATAAAACCATTTACCTCTTCAACACTGTGAGCTATATCAGCTTCAAGTTTAGCAAAAAGTCCACCTGGAGCTTTATGATTAATCATTACTAAAGTATTATTAGTATTTTTTATAAGTCTTAAACCACTCATTGCATTTACCATTGGGTCTGGTGGTCCACATTTTGATGTATCAAAATAGTAAGTACTAACACCATCTTTTGTTAATTCAAAGAAATCAACAGTTGCTCCATTTACTTCTATTTTAACGGCTTCATTTGGAATTAATGACATAAAATTATCCTTTTTTTTGTTATGCTAATTTTAGTCAAGATTTATTTATTTTGCATTGATTTGTATCAACTTTATCTAATTTGTCCACTTCCATAAATTTTAAATTTATAAGTTGTAAGTCCCTCTATTCCCATTGGTCCACGAGCATGAAGTTTATTTGTACTTATACCTACTTCTGCTCCAAAACCAAAAGCTCCTCCATCTGTAAAACGAGTAGATGCATTAAGATAAACAGCGGCAGCATCTATTGCATTTAAAAACTTCTCTGCAGTTGTTAAGTCTTGTGTTATTATAGCCTCAGAATGACCAGAACCAAATCTAACTATATGTTCAATCGCACCCTCAACTCCATCTACGACTTTTATATTTAAAATATTATCTAAATATTCAGTATTATAATCTTTATCAGTTGCATTTTGCACTTCTATAATTGCTTGAGTATTTACACAACCTTTTAGTTGTGTTCCTTCTTTATCAAATGCTTTTTTTAACTCTATCAGTGCTGTGTTTGCAATTACCTTATCAACTAACAGCGTTTCCATTGCATTACAAACTCCAGGTCGTTGAACTTTTGCGTTTAATGATATCGCAATTGCATCATCTAGTTTTGCATCTTTATCTATGTAAGTATGACACTGCCCTTTATCATGCTTAACAACACTTACCGTTGCATTTGCACTTACATATTTGATAAGCCCTGCTCCGCCACGAGGAATAATTAAATCAACATACTTATCCATCTTTATAAGTTTAGCAACTCCCTCTCTTGAAGAATCTTCTAAAAGAGAGATTAATGCAGTTGGTAAATCATTTTTACCTAAAACATCTTGAAGAACTTTTGCTATTGCTCTGTTTGAATGTTCGGCTTCTTTACCACCTTTTAAAACACAAACATTAGAACTTTTAAAACATAAAGCTGCTGTATCACTGGTTACATTAGGGCGTGACTCATATATGATTCCAATAACACCAATAGGAATAGTTACTTTTTCTATTTTAAGTCCATCATCTGTAACCCAACCATCTAAAATTCTTCCAACAGGCTCTTTAAGTGCAGAAATCTCTTCTATTGCCACAGCCATAGCATCTATACGACCTTCATCTAAAAAAAGTCTATCCATTAAAGCGGGAGATAGATTATTCTTTTTTCCATCTTCCATATCAAGAGCATTTGCCACAAGTAGATTTTTTGTATTTTCTCTTATGGCTGTTGCCATTTCATTTAAAATTATCTTCTTTTGAGCTCCACTAATTCCAGATAATATTCTACTTGCATTTTTTGCTTCTTGTAAAAACTGTTCCATTTTTTTGCCTTAATTTTTATAATGCTATACTACCATAAAAATTCAAGGAACATTATGAAAACTATCACTTTTATTGGAAATGGAAATATGGCGTTAAGTATTGCAAAAGGCTTAAAAGCAAACTACCAAATCCAAGTAGTTGGAAGAAGTTTTGAAAAACTTGATAAGTTTGAAGATAAACTTGGAGTTAAAATTCAAAAAGCTTTACTTGATGATTTTGATATGAATGATAAAACTATACTTTTATGTGTTAAACCTGCCAATGTTGAAGAAATTTCTACAAGACTAAAAGGTAAGGCAAGAGTGATTTTTTCAGTTTTAGCAGGAACAACATTAGCAAAAATCAGACAAAACTTAAATCCATTAGCTGTAGTAAGAACTATGCCAAACCTAGCAGCAAGTGTAAACAAATCTATGACAACACTTACTGGTGATGAAGAGTTTAAAGAAGAAGCTTTAGAACTCTTAGGAACCATTGGAACTACAAGATGGTTACAAAGTGAAAAAGAAATAGACATCGCAACTGCTTTAGCTGGAAGTGGTCCAGCATATCTAGCTTTAATCGCTGAAGCTCTAGCCGATGGAGCCGTACAGCAAGGACTAAAAAGAGATGACGCTATGGCTATTATGAGAGGTTTATTTAGTGGTTTTGGTGATTTGATACAAGATATTCACCCTGCTATATTAAAAGATGGAGTAATGAGCCCAGGAGGAACAACAGCTGCAGGTTATGGAGCTTTAGAAGATGCTAAAGTTAGAAGTGCATGTATGAACGCAGTAAAAGAAGCATATAAAAAAACTAAAGAGTTATAAAACTCTTTAACTTTTGTTTGGTAAGTAACCTATTCTAAATCCACCCCAATGT
Coding sequences:
- a CDS encoding efflux RND transporter permease subunit, which translates into the protein MIRRFLEFAIDKPLLNHILLTFIMLLSIFAYINIPKEIFPPMNMDKITISGGYAGTSADILDKMVVKNIEDDLQNIDELDSIKTTIKNGFFSIVSDIKSGSDNTTVLSDVKDIVNGVRKDLPADMAEPIAKIKLHSFPLVLIALAGNKSKKELLLLAEDLKSDLSRFKDLSDITIRGDADDEVVITLNEQKLMAFGLKPSQAVASLRNISSIFPIGTIKEKGKHLYISTFNGEKSKHAIESTIISVGDVRVRVGDIADVEFKLSDESELSHYNGARNVSINVTKSKDGNAIALVKQIRELLKKYSVKDEMVKYEIYTDTSIWIKNRLNTVFANISFGLMLVFIAMLIFINRGIAMVVAIGIPVSFMIGLIVTELMGDSLNMLSLLGALIALGMLVDEAIVVAENIYRHLEEGMEKREAAIVGASEMFPAVLTATLTTVFAFLPMLLLTGEMGMFIKIIPIMITVLLLSSLFEAFYFLPLHAHDFLKVSHDDSFTKRIWKKLGSIHSKALHFVFKRKWVSLIVMVTTILLLTFVLIKNSKFQLFPDFDNTQIYVYGKVNINSELEDTEKIVTVLEKVLLANTNENDFSSITSVIGFKMDAKNMVETGDNLFHIFIDLKERAPTNLFDTYISPYLSIEYDASVLSRLNDAEKIATEIEKLIEPFRVLKENKNLVYEELVVKVPGAGVVASDIEISLSGKSEEDILQGVKYLRGALEAIEGVSNVSDDANPGEKELKLRVNEYGQQLGFNEELISNELRSYYLKGEYAKMFNDEGLVRIRIESGINKKIESIDRIEVQVPSSNRFVALSDVCDFIMIQGFVALKKEDGVRIRTVLATLNKKIITSAEAMKKLSPAFDKLKSEGYKIDIKGEEQENAKNKREMMQSAVIAIFLIFITLVWLFDSIKKPLIVISTIPLVLLGVYFGHMVMGINITMPGMIGIVGLAGVVVNDGLIVVNFIKDAKDTEELMKKAGTRLRPILLTSLTTVLGLSTLIFFASGQAMILQPMAISLGFGIAWATVLNLIYVPLLYAVVFKIKDRVI
- the rsmH gene encoding 16S rRNA (cytosine(1402)-N(4))-methyltransferase RsmH, producing the protein MQNIPHIPVLYREIITTFESIQDGVIIDCTMGYGGHSSMILEANPNIKLIAIDQDQTAIDFSQKRLKSFGDRVSIRKGRFSLVIKEIIKEVGIQNIRGILADIGVSSLQLDEKDRGFSFDSKTLDMRMDIDAPLSALNVVNEYSFKELQKVLLEYGELRNCKKIASAIVDARPFTCAKELSDATLHLLPRGKKIHPATLLMQAIRIEVNDELGELKSLLQSLEEASFTDAVIAIISFHSLEDRIVKQTYTRWSKNCICPAEAMRCSCSKDNALGKILTKKPLTAQEDELKNNVRSRSAKLRIFKMGKK
- a CDS encoding response regulator, translated to MLETYFNEIIATIAILLITVIYIIIKKSQQKKKQQVEIIEDYFIVDDFNMQSADANEEEVNEEMQEIQDSLDGEEEGSFEEQNKEEFLDEPEVIDAKKDTSSNTLNREKRAVRNIGKITKENFKEFAGQRILVAEDNIINQKVITGLFADSGIEITIADDGQFALDILEKDSNYNFILMDVHMPRVSGFEASKKIRKDSKYNHIIIISLSGDVATDDIRKMTDAGMEEHLEKPLRIEALYKILYTYTKDSSKQTKMQELDTQSGLNICGEDKDFYFEILNEFINTYAKSTEKLQTLLNNKKMNEADKYLLDLSGITANIGANNISKIVLDLKLAITTPKDGRYVELFKNYVQSLNILLQEIETYKS
- a CDS encoding metal-sulfur cluster assembly factor, translating into MYSKEELFLAISTVIDPEVGFNLVEMGLIYDAQCDDEGNANVTMTLSTKACPMHQMIQQWVKESVEKMANINEVVVEVVWEPVWNITMADDNVKKALGGGA
- a CDS encoding glutamate-5-semialdehyde dehydrogenase, coding for MEQFLQEAKNASRILSGISGAQKKIILNEMATAIRENTKNLLVANALDMEDGKKNNLSPALMDRLFLDEGRIDAMAVAIEEISALKEPVGRILDGWVTDDGLKIEKVTIPIGVIGIIYESRPNVTSDTAALCFKSSNVCVLKGGKEAEHSNRAIAKVLQDVLGKNDLPTALISLLEDSSREGVAKLIKMDKYVDLIIPRGGAGLIKYVSANATVSVVKHDKGQCHTYIDKDAKLDDAIAISLNAKVQRPGVCNAMETLLVDKVIANTALIELKKAFDKEGTQLKGCVNTQAIIEVQNATDKDYNTEYLDNILNIKVVDGVEGAIEHIVRFGSGHSEAIITQDLTTAEKFLNAIDAAAVYLNASTRFTDGGAFGFGAEVGISTNKLHARGPMGIEGLTTYKFKIYGSGQIR
- a CDS encoding pyrroline-5-carboxylate reductase; translation: MKTITFIGNGNMALSIAKGLKANYQIQVVGRSFEKLDKFEDKLGVKIQKALLDDFDMNDKTILLCVKPANVEEISTRLKGKARVIFSVLAGTTLAKIRQNLNPLAVVRTMPNLAASVNKSMTTLTGDEEFKEEALELLGTIGTTRWLQSEKEIDIATALAGSGPAYLALIAEALADGAVQQGLKRDDAMAIMRGLFSGFGDLIQDIHPAILKDGVMSPGGTTAAGYGALEDAKVRSACMNAVKEAYKKTKEL